The nucleotide sequence ctcagagggtggaggagactagggctgaggagcaggacagagcCTGCCCGAGGAAATGCGTGCTCTTCCGTGACAGGTTACTACCAGCCAAGCCTGACCAAGGAGTACGATGAGGACAGCCCAGGAGGGGATTTTGACTTTTTCTCCAACCTGGTAACCAAATGGGAAGAAGCAGCCAGGCTCCCAGGAAAGTCTACGCGCCAGGTCGTGGTGCGCTCAGGTGAGGACCAAGGACCTGGGAACCAGGTGAGGTGGAAGATTTCCGGGCCCAGGAGGGCTGAGCTTACAGTGAGAGTTGACTGTCACTCTGGCTAACCCACAGAGGGAAAGTCCCAAGAAGATCCACAGCCCACCCTGCCCACTCCAAGTCCACACGGGAGGAAAGtgaggaggggaaaagagaaatgaCCGTAGTACAGGTTCCCAAGGCTAAGCAACCCTCCTATACCATCCCTCTTGTCTGCTTCAGGGGTTGTGCTGGGCCGTGGGGGTGGTGCCATTGGGCACATGCTCCTGCCCTTCCGCCTGGGCCTAGGAGGCCCCATTGGTTCAGGTCACCAGTTCTTCCCCTGGATACACATCCGTGACCTGGTGGGAATTTTGAATCATGCCCTTGAAGCAAACCACGTCCAAGGAGTCCTGAATGGAGTAGCTCCAGCATCTACCACTACCAATGCTGAGTTTGCCAAAGCCTTGGGTGCTGCCCTGGGCCGCCCAGCCTTCATACCTGTCCCCAGCACTGTGGTACAAGCAGTCTTTGGACGAGAACGTGCCATCATGCTATTGGAAGGCCAGAAAGTGGTCCCGCGGCGGACACTGGCCACTGGCTACCAGTATTCCTTCCCAGAGCTGCAAGCTGCCTTGAAGGATGTCGTAGCCTAAGTGGAGAAGGATCCCCAAAGCAGGGGCGGGGCCTGTTCCTGCATACTGAGAACTGAGTCAGGGGATCCCTATATTTTATGATCAGAAGCCTTCTGGGTCTTAGAGTCTTcccctgttctgttgctctaagCCTGTCTGAGAAACCCCGGTCTCAAGGATGTActctcattctaaccctaacctccTCA is from Meriones unguiculatus strain TT.TT164.6M chromosome 9, Bangor_MerUng_6.1, whole genome shotgun sequence and encodes:
- the Sdr39u1 gene encoding epimerase family protein SDR39U1; this translates as MRVLVGGGTGFIGTALTQLLRSRGHEVTLVSRQPGPGRVTWSELSSSGLPPCDVVINLAGENILNPLRRWNEAFQKEVLSSRLDTTHLLANAITKAAHPPLAWILVTGVGYYQPSLTKEYDEDSPGGDFDFFSNLVTKWEEAARLPGKSTRQVVVRSGVVLGRGGGAIGHMLLPFRLGLGGPIGSGHQFFPWIHIRDLVGILNHALEANHVQGVLNGVAPASTTTNAEFAKALGAALGRPAFIPVPSTVVQAVFGRERAIMLLEGQKVVPRRTLATGYQYSFPELQAALKDVVA